Proteins encoded by one window of Primulina huaijiensis isolate GDHJ02 chromosome 1, ASM1229523v2, whole genome shotgun sequence:
- the LOC140973039 gene encoding probable transcriptional regulator RABBIT EARS: MEFNTNHHEESEQESTYMRAGRFYECVFCKRGFDTAQALGGHMNIHRKDRARNKPTTPSKREEDCTGHRFYQQIPTSRNIDQNYSTYFSTGTSTMPLSENPPQKRCSMNDFDRDRRERTNQSINPGIWPVRLDFPPVITEGLETNHDEELDLELRLGYDS; the protein is encoded by the coding sequence ATGGAGTTCAATACTAATCATCACGAAGAATCCGAGCAAGAAAGCACCTACATGCGCGCAGGGCGATTTTACGAGTGTGTGTTTTGCAAGAGAGGGTTCGATACAGCACAGGCTTTGGGTGGACACATGAACATCCACAGAAAAGATAGGGCAAGAAACAAGCCAACCACTCCAAGCAAGCGAGAGGAAGATTGCACAGGCCATAGATTTTATCAGCAGATACCAACTTCAAGAAATATTGATCAAAACTATTCAACATATTTTAGTACTGGTACTTCGACAATGCCCTTGTCTGAAAACCCTCCGCAGAAGCGTTGTAGCATGAACGATTTTGATCGTGATAGACGTGAGAGAACAAACCAGTCGATTAATCCTGGTATTTGGCCGGTGAGATTGGACTTCCCCCCGGTGATCACGGAAGGGTTGGAGACGAATCATGACGAGGAATTGGATCTAGAGTTGCGGCTCGGATATGATTCGTGA